In the genome of Cynocephalus volans isolate mCynVol1 chromosome 15, mCynVol1.pri, whole genome shotgun sequence, one region contains:
- the SLA gene encoding src-like-adapter isoform X2, whose translation MGNSMKSSPAPPERPLPSSDGLDSDFLAVLNDYPSSDISPPIFRRGEKLRVISDEGGWWKAISLSTGRENYIPGICVARVYHGWLFEGLGRDKAEELLQLPDTKVGSFMIRESETKKEVADGLCCVLTTPCLMQSTAAPVARASSSPVTLRQKTLDWKRVSSRLQEDPEGAESLLGVDESLFSYGLRESIASYLSMTSDDNTSFDRKKKSVSLMYSGSKRKSSFFSSPPYFED comes from the exons GACTGGACAGCGACTTCCTCGCTGTGCTGAATGATTACCCTTCTTCTGACATCAGCCCCCCGATATTCCGCCGAGGGGAGAAACTGCGTGTGATTTCTGA TGAAGGGGGCTGGTGGAAAGCCATTTCTCTTAGCACTGGCAGAGAGAATTATATTCCTGGAATATGTGTGGCCAGAGTTTACCACGG CTGGCTGTTTGAAGGGCTGGGCAGAGACAAGGCTGAggagctgctgcagctgccagACACTAAGGTCGGCTCCTTCATGATCAGAGAGAGTGAGACCAAGAAAG AGGTTGCTGATGGCCTCTGCTGTGTGCTCACTACGCCGTGTCTCATGCAGAGCACGGCTGCCCCGGTGGCGAGGGCCTCCAGCTCGCCTGTCACCCTGCGCCAGAAGACCTTGGACTGGAAGAGGGTGTCAAGCAg ACTGCAGGAGGACCCCGAGGGAGCAGAGAGCCTGCTTGGGGTGGATGAGTCCCTTTTCAGCTATGGCCTTCGGGAAAGCATCGCCTCCTACCTGTCCATGACCAGTGATGACAACACCTCCTTCGATCGCAAGAAGAAAAGTGTCTCCCTGATGTACAGTGGGAGCAAGAGGAAGAGCTCGTTCTTCTCGTCGCCTCCGTACTTTGAAGACTAG